In one window of Vulpes vulpes isolate BD-2025 chromosome 1, VulVul3, whole genome shotgun sequence DNA:
- the RUBCN gene encoding run domain Beclin-1-interacting and cysteine-rich domain-containing protein isoform X38, translating into MRPEGAGMDLGGCEERLPEASRREHWQLLGNLKTTVEGLVSANSPNVWSKYGGLERLCRDMQSILYHGLIHDQVCCRQTDYWQFVKDIRWLSPHSALHVEKFISLHENSQSSTDGVSEHAVAELWLQHSLQCHCLSAQLRPLLGDKQYIRKFYTDTAFLLSNAHVTAMLQCLEAVEQNNPRLLAQIDASMFARKHESPLLVTKSQSLTALPGSTYTPPTSYAQHSYFGSFSSLHQSVPNHGSERRSTSLSLSGPPRKPQESREHVSPAQDQAFQASLLPVSALARDSSSTPNEMSSSTLTSPLEASWVSSQNDSPSDASEGPEYLAIGNLDPRGRTASCQSHSSNAESSSSNLFSSSSSQKPDSAASSLGEQEGDGQSQLSSILRRSSFSEGQTLPATSGTKKSHTRSHSDTNIASRGASGGPRNITIIVEDPIAEGGQYLCSGEGMFRRPSEGQSLISYLSEQDFGSCADLEKENAHFSISESLIAAIELMKCNMMSQCLEEEEEEEEDSDREIQELKQKIRLRRQQIRTKNLLPVYQETEHGSFRVTSSSSQFSSRDSTQFSDSGSADEVDEFEIQDGSEGSNLTHMSKNGLSVSMASMFSDADIRRSTASHSKSFTSSQPFSHCFLHSTSAEAVAMGLLKQFEGMQLPAASELEWLVPEHDAPQKLLPIPDSLPISPDDGQHADIYKLRIRVRGNLEWAPPRPQIIFNVHPAPTRKIAVAKQNYRCAGCGIRTDPDYIKRLRYCEYLGKYFCQCCHENAQVVIPSRVLRKWDFSKYYVSNFSKDLLIKIWNDPLFNVQDINSALYRKVKLLNQVRLLRIQLYHMKNMFKTCRLAKELLDSFDTVPGHLTEDLHLYSLNDLTATRKGELGPRLAELTRAGAAHVERCMLCQAKGFICEFCQNEEDIIFPFELHKCRTCEECKACYHKACFKSGSCPRCERLQARRELLAKQSLESYMSDYEEEPTEALALEATVLEAT; encoded by the exons GAGGGAGCACTGGCAGTTGCTGGGTAATTTGAAGACTACTGTGGAGGGTTTGGTGTCAGCCAACAGTCCGAACGTCTGGTCCAAGTATGGTGGCCTGGAGCGGCTTTGCAGGGACATGCAGAGCATCCTCTATCATGGGCTCATCCATGACCAG GTGTGTTGCCGCCAGACTGATTACTGGCAGTTTGTGAAGGACATCCGCTGGCTCAGTCCCCACTCAGCCCTTCATGTGGAGAAG TTCATCAGCTTACACGAGAATAGCCAGAGCAGCACTGATGGTGTGAGTGAGCATGCTGTTGCTGAATTGTGGCTGCAGCACAGCTTGCAGTGCCACTGTCTCTCCGCCCAGCTCCGACCACTGCTCGGGGACAAGCAGTATATCAGAAAATTCTACACAG ATACTGCTTTCCTGCTAAGCAACGCCCACGTCACGGCCATGCTCCAGTGCCTGGAAGCAGTTGAACAGAACAACCCCCGCCTCCTGGCTCAGATTGATGCATCTATG TTTGCCAGAAAGCATGAGAGCCCGCTGCTGGTAACAAAGAGCCAGAGCCTGACAGCCCTGCCCGGTTCCACATACACCCCTCCGACCAGCTATGCTCAGCATTCCTACTTTGGGTCCTTCTCTAGCCTCCACCAGTCCGTACCCAACCACGGCTCAG AAAGAAGATCTACTTCCTTGTCACTCTCTGGCCCTCCCCGAAAACCTCAAGAAAGCAGAGAGCACGTCTCACCGGCACAGGATCAAGCCTTCCAAGCCTCCCTGCTTCCAGTCTCTGCATTAGCCAGGGATTCCTCCTCAACCCCAAATGAGATGAGCTCTAGCACTCTGACCAGCCCCCTAGAAGCATCCTGGGTCAGCAGCCAGAATGATTCCCCAAGTGATGCCAGCGAGGGGCCCGAGTACTTGGCCATTGGCAACCTGGACCCCCGAGGCCGGACTGCCAGCTGTCAGAGTCACAGCAGCAATGCTGAGAGCAGCAGCTCCAACTTGTTCTCCTCCAGCAGCTCGCAGAAGCCAGATTCTGCTGCTTCTTCCCTAGGCGAGCAGGAAGGAGACGGGCAGAGCCAGCTGTCCAGCATCCTTCGCAGGTCCAGCTTCTCGGAAGGGCAGACACTCCCTGCCACCAGTGGAACAAAAAAGAGCCACACTCGCTCCCATTCAGATACCAACATTGCCTCCAGAGGAGCCTCAG GAGGCCCCAGGAATATCACCATTATAGTTGAAGATCCCATTGCAG AGGGTGGTCAGTACCTGTGCTCAGGGGAGGGCATGTTCCGAAGACCATCAGAAGGACAGTCCCTCATCAGTTACCTGTCGGAGCAAGACTTTGGAAGCTGTGCAGACCTGGAAAAG GAGAATGCCCACTTCAGCATCTCAGAGTCCTTGATTGCTGCCATTGAGCTAATGAAGTGCAATATGATGAGCCAGTGCctagaagaggaggaagaagaggaggaagacagcGATAGAGAGATCCAGGAACTGAAGCAGAAGATCCGCCTTCGTCGCCAGCAGATCCGCACCAAGAACCTTCTCCCCGTGTACCAGGAGACAGAGCATGGAA GCTTTCGGGTCACTTCTAGCAGCTCCCAGTTCAGCTCACGTGATTCAACACAGTTCTCTGACTCCGGCTCTGCTGATGAGGTTGATGAATTTGAAATTCAAG ATGGTAGCGAAGGATCTAACCTGACTCACATGTCAAAGAATGGACTCTCAGTGTCAATGGCCTCGATGTTTTCAG ATGCTGACATCAGAAGGAGCACAGCCTCACACAGCAAATCCTTCACTTCCTCCCAACCCTt CTCCCACTGCTTCCTTCACTCCACATCTGCAGAGGCAGTGGCCATGGGACTCCTGAAGCAGTTCGAAGGCATGCAACTCCCAGCTGCCTCAGAGCTAGAATGGCTAGTTCCAGAGCATGATGCCCCTCAGAAG CTCCTGCCCATCCCGGACTCACTGCCCATCTCACCAGACGACGGGCAGCACGCTGACATCTACAAGCTGCGGATTCGTGTTCGTGGCAACCTGGAGTGGGCCCCACCCCGACCTCAGATCATTTTCAATGTTCATCCAGCCCCGAC GAGGAAGATTGCTGTGGCCAAGCAGAATTACCGCTGTGCCGGGTGCGGCATTCGGACTGACCCTG ATTACATCAAGCGGCTGCGGTACTGTGAGTACTTGGGCAAGTACTTCTGCCAGTGCTGCCATGAAAATGCCCAGGTGGTCATCCCCAGCCGCGTTCTGCGCAAGTGGGACTTCAGCAAGTACTATGTCAGCAATTTCTCCAAGGACCTGCTCATCAAGATCTGGAATGACCCTCTCTTCAACGTGCAGGACATCAACAGTGCCCTCTATCGGAAGGTCAAGCTGCTCAACCAAGTCCGG CTGCTGCGGATCCAGCTGTATCACATGAAGAACATGTTCAAGACATGCCGACTGGCCAAAGA GCTTCTGGATTCCTTTGACACAGTTCCCGGCCACCTGACCGAGGATCTCCACCTGTACTCACTGAATGACCTGACTGCAACCAGGAAGGGGGAGTTGGGACCCCGGCTCGCTGAGCTCaccagggcaggggctgcccaCGTAGAGCGATGCATG CTCTGCCAAGCCAAGGGCTTCATCTGTGAGTTCTGTCAGAATGAGGAGGACATCATCTTTCCTTTTGAGCTCCATAAGTGCCGGACCTGTGAAG AATGTAAAGCGTGTTACCATAAAGCTTGCTTCAAGTCTGGAAGCTGTCCCCGGTGCGAGCGGCTGCAGGCCCGGCGGGAATTGCTGGCCAAACAGAGCCTGGAGTCTTACATGTCAGACTATGAGGAGGAACCCACTGAAGCCTTGGCCCTCGAGGCCACTGTTCTGGAGGCCACCTGA
- the RUBCN gene encoding run domain Beclin-1-interacting and cysteine-rich domain-containing protein isoform X45 has product MRPEGAGMDLGGCEERLPEASRREHWQLLGNLKTTVEGLVSANSPNVWSKYGGLERLCRDMQSILYHGLIHDQVCCRQTDYWQFVKDIRWLSPHSALHVEKFISLHENSQSSTDGVSEHAVAELWLQHSLQCHCLSAQLRPLLGDKQYIRKFYTDTAFLLSNAHVTAMLQCLEAVEQNNPRLLAQIDASMFARKHESPLLVTKSQSLTALPGSTYTPPTSYAQHSYFGSFSSLHQSVPNHGSERRSTSLSLSGPPRKPQESREHVSPAQDQAFQASLLPVSALARDSSSTPNEMSSSTLTSPLEASWVSSQNDSPSDASEGPEYLAIGNLDPRGRTASCQSHSSNAESSSSNLFSSSSSQKPDSAASSLGEQEGDGQSQLSSILRRSSFSEGQTLPATSGTKKSHTRSHSDTNIASRGASEGGQYLCSGEGMFRRPSEGQSLISYLSEQDFGSCADLEKENAHFSISESLIAAIELMKCNMMSQCLEEEEEEEEDSDREIQELKQKIRLRRQQIRTKNLLPVYQETEHGTGFRVTSSSSQFSSRDSTQFSDSGSADEVDEFEIQDGSEGSNLTHMSKNGLSVSMASMFSDADIRRSTASHSKSFTSSQPFSHCFLHSTSAEAVAMGLLKQFEGMQLPAASELEWLVPEHDAPQKLLPIPDSLPISPDDGQHADIYKLRIRVRGNLEWAPPRPQIIFNVHPAPTRKIAVAKQNYRCAGCGIRTDPDYIKRLRYCEYLGKYFCQCCHENAQVVIPSRVLRKWDFSKYYVSNFSKDLLIKIWNDPLFNVQDINSALYRKVKLLNQVRLLRIQLYHMKNMFKTCRLAKELLDSFDTVPGHLTEDLHLYSLNDLTATRKGELGPRLAELTRAGAAHVERCMLCQAKGFICEFCQNEEDIIFPFELHKCRTCEECKACYHKACFKSGSCPRCERLQARRELLAKQSLESYMSDYEEEPTEALALEATVLEAT; this is encoded by the exons GAGGGAGCACTGGCAGTTGCTGGGTAATTTGAAGACTACTGTGGAGGGTTTGGTGTCAGCCAACAGTCCGAACGTCTGGTCCAAGTATGGTGGCCTGGAGCGGCTTTGCAGGGACATGCAGAGCATCCTCTATCATGGGCTCATCCATGACCAG GTGTGTTGCCGCCAGACTGATTACTGGCAGTTTGTGAAGGACATCCGCTGGCTCAGTCCCCACTCAGCCCTTCATGTGGAGAAG TTCATCAGCTTACACGAGAATAGCCAGAGCAGCACTGATGGTGTGAGTGAGCATGCTGTTGCTGAATTGTGGCTGCAGCACAGCTTGCAGTGCCACTGTCTCTCCGCCCAGCTCCGACCACTGCTCGGGGACAAGCAGTATATCAGAAAATTCTACACAG ATACTGCTTTCCTGCTAAGCAACGCCCACGTCACGGCCATGCTCCAGTGCCTGGAAGCAGTTGAACAGAACAACCCCCGCCTCCTGGCTCAGATTGATGCATCTATG TTTGCCAGAAAGCATGAGAGCCCGCTGCTGGTAACAAAGAGCCAGAGCCTGACAGCCCTGCCCGGTTCCACATACACCCCTCCGACCAGCTATGCTCAGCATTCCTACTTTGGGTCCTTCTCTAGCCTCCACCAGTCCGTACCCAACCACGGCTCAG AAAGAAGATCTACTTCCTTGTCACTCTCTGGCCCTCCCCGAAAACCTCAAGAAAGCAGAGAGCACGTCTCACCGGCACAGGATCAAGCCTTCCAAGCCTCCCTGCTTCCAGTCTCTGCATTAGCCAGGGATTCCTCCTCAACCCCAAATGAGATGAGCTCTAGCACTCTGACCAGCCCCCTAGAAGCATCCTGGGTCAGCAGCCAGAATGATTCCCCAAGTGATGCCAGCGAGGGGCCCGAGTACTTGGCCATTGGCAACCTGGACCCCCGAGGCCGGACTGCCAGCTGTCAGAGTCACAGCAGCAATGCTGAGAGCAGCAGCTCCAACTTGTTCTCCTCCAGCAGCTCGCAGAAGCCAGATTCTGCTGCTTCTTCCCTAGGCGAGCAGGAAGGAGACGGGCAGAGCCAGCTGTCCAGCATCCTTCGCAGGTCCAGCTTCTCGGAAGGGCAGACACTCCCTGCCACCAGTGGAACAAAAAAGAGCCACACTCGCTCCCATTCAGATACCAACATTGCCTCCAGAGGAGCCTCAG AGGGTGGTCAGTACCTGTGCTCAGGGGAGGGCATGTTCCGAAGACCATCAGAAGGACAGTCCCTCATCAGTTACCTGTCGGAGCAAGACTTTGGAAGCTGTGCAGACCTGGAAAAG GAGAATGCCCACTTCAGCATCTCAGAGTCCTTGATTGCTGCCATTGAGCTAATGAAGTGCAATATGATGAGCCAGTGCctagaagaggaggaagaagaggaggaagacagcGATAGAGAGATCCAGGAACTGAAGCAGAAGATCCGCCTTCGTCGCCAGCAGATCCGCACCAAGAACCTTCTCCCCGTGTACCAGGAGACAGAGCATGGAA caGGCTTTCGGGTCACTTCTAGCAGCTCCCAGTTCAGCTCACGTGATTCAACACAGTTCTCTGACTCCGGCTCTGCTGATGAGGTTGATGAATTTGAAATTCAAG ATGGTAGCGAAGGATCTAACCTGACTCACATGTCAAAGAATGGACTCTCAGTGTCAATGGCCTCGATGTTTTCAG ATGCTGACATCAGAAGGAGCACAGCCTCACACAGCAAATCCTTCACTTCCTCCCAACCCTt CTCCCACTGCTTCCTTCACTCCACATCTGCAGAGGCAGTGGCCATGGGACTCCTGAAGCAGTTCGAAGGCATGCAACTCCCAGCTGCCTCAGAGCTAGAATGGCTAGTTCCAGAGCATGATGCCCCTCAGAAG CTCCTGCCCATCCCGGACTCACTGCCCATCTCACCAGACGACGGGCAGCACGCTGACATCTACAAGCTGCGGATTCGTGTTCGTGGCAACCTGGAGTGGGCCCCACCCCGACCTCAGATCATTTTCAATGTTCATCCAGCCCCGAC GAGGAAGATTGCTGTGGCCAAGCAGAATTACCGCTGTGCCGGGTGCGGCATTCGGACTGACCCTG ATTACATCAAGCGGCTGCGGTACTGTGAGTACTTGGGCAAGTACTTCTGCCAGTGCTGCCATGAAAATGCCCAGGTGGTCATCCCCAGCCGCGTTCTGCGCAAGTGGGACTTCAGCAAGTACTATGTCAGCAATTTCTCCAAGGACCTGCTCATCAAGATCTGGAATGACCCTCTCTTCAACGTGCAGGACATCAACAGTGCCCTCTATCGGAAGGTCAAGCTGCTCAACCAAGTCCGG CTGCTGCGGATCCAGCTGTATCACATGAAGAACATGTTCAAGACATGCCGACTGGCCAAAGA GCTTCTGGATTCCTTTGACACAGTTCCCGGCCACCTGACCGAGGATCTCCACCTGTACTCACTGAATGACCTGACTGCAACCAGGAAGGGGGAGTTGGGACCCCGGCTCGCTGAGCTCaccagggcaggggctgcccaCGTAGAGCGATGCATG CTCTGCCAAGCCAAGGGCTTCATCTGTGAGTTCTGTCAGAATGAGGAGGACATCATCTTTCCTTTTGAGCTCCATAAGTGCCGGACCTGTGAAG AATGTAAAGCGTGTTACCATAAAGCTTGCTTCAAGTCTGGAAGCTGTCCCCGGTGCGAGCGGCTGCAGGCCCGGCGGGAATTGCTGGCCAAACAGAGCCTGGAGTCTTACATGTCAGACTATGAGGAGGAACCCACTGAAGCCTTGGCCCTCGAGGCCACTGTTCTGGAGGCCACCTGA
- the RUBCN gene encoding run domain Beclin-1-interacting and cysteine-rich domain-containing protein isoform X49: MRPEGAGMDLGGCEERLPEASRREHWQLLGNLKTTVEGLVSANSPNVWSKYGGLERLCRDMQSILYHGLIHDQVCCRQTDYWQFVKDIRWLSPHSALHVEKFISLHENSQSSTDGVSEHAVAELWLQHSLQCHCLSAQLRPLLGDKQYIRKFYTDTAFLLSNAHVTAMLQCLEAVEQNNPRLLAQIDASMFARKHESPLLVTKSQSLTALPGSTYTPPTSYAQHSYFGSFSSLHQSVPNHGSERRSTSLSLSGPPRKPQESREHVSPAQDQAFQASLLPVSALARDSSSTPNEMSSSTLTSPLEASWVSSQNDSPSDASEGPEYLAIGNLDPRGRTASCQSHSSNAESSSSNLFSSSSSQKPDSAASSLGEQEGDGQSQLSSILRRSSFSEGQTLPATSGTKKSHTRSHSDTNIASRGASEGGQYLCSGEGMFRRPSEGQSLISYLSEQDFGSCADLEKENAHFSISESLIAAIELMKCNMMSQCLEEEEEEEEDSDREIQELKQKIRLRRQQIRTKNLLPVYQETEHGTGFRVTSSSSQFSSRDSTQFSDSGSADEVDEFEIQDADIRRSTASHSKSFTSSQPFSHCFLHSTSAEAVAMGLLKQFEGMQLPAASELEWLVPEHDAPQKLLPIPDSLPISPDDGQHADIYKLRIRVRGNLEWAPPRPQIIFNVHPAPTRKIAVAKQNYRCAGCGIRTDPDYIKRLRYCEYLGKYFCQCCHENAQVVIPSRVLRKWDFSKYYVSNFSKDLLIKIWNDPLFNVQDINSALYRKVKLLNQVRLLRIQLYHMKNMFKTCRLAKELLDSFDTVPGHLTEDLHLYSLNDLTATRKGELGPRLAELTRAGAAHVERCMLCQAKGFICEFCQNEEDIIFPFELHKCRTCEECKACYHKACFKSGSCPRCERLQARRELLAKQSLESYMSDYEEEPTEALALEATVLEAT; encoded by the exons GAGGGAGCACTGGCAGTTGCTGGGTAATTTGAAGACTACTGTGGAGGGTTTGGTGTCAGCCAACAGTCCGAACGTCTGGTCCAAGTATGGTGGCCTGGAGCGGCTTTGCAGGGACATGCAGAGCATCCTCTATCATGGGCTCATCCATGACCAG GTGTGTTGCCGCCAGACTGATTACTGGCAGTTTGTGAAGGACATCCGCTGGCTCAGTCCCCACTCAGCCCTTCATGTGGAGAAG TTCATCAGCTTACACGAGAATAGCCAGAGCAGCACTGATGGTGTGAGTGAGCATGCTGTTGCTGAATTGTGGCTGCAGCACAGCTTGCAGTGCCACTGTCTCTCCGCCCAGCTCCGACCACTGCTCGGGGACAAGCAGTATATCAGAAAATTCTACACAG ATACTGCTTTCCTGCTAAGCAACGCCCACGTCACGGCCATGCTCCAGTGCCTGGAAGCAGTTGAACAGAACAACCCCCGCCTCCTGGCTCAGATTGATGCATCTATG TTTGCCAGAAAGCATGAGAGCCCGCTGCTGGTAACAAAGAGCCAGAGCCTGACAGCCCTGCCCGGTTCCACATACACCCCTCCGACCAGCTATGCTCAGCATTCCTACTTTGGGTCCTTCTCTAGCCTCCACCAGTCCGTACCCAACCACGGCTCAG AAAGAAGATCTACTTCCTTGTCACTCTCTGGCCCTCCCCGAAAACCTCAAGAAAGCAGAGAGCACGTCTCACCGGCACAGGATCAAGCCTTCCAAGCCTCCCTGCTTCCAGTCTCTGCATTAGCCAGGGATTCCTCCTCAACCCCAAATGAGATGAGCTCTAGCACTCTGACCAGCCCCCTAGAAGCATCCTGGGTCAGCAGCCAGAATGATTCCCCAAGTGATGCCAGCGAGGGGCCCGAGTACTTGGCCATTGGCAACCTGGACCCCCGAGGCCGGACTGCCAGCTGTCAGAGTCACAGCAGCAATGCTGAGAGCAGCAGCTCCAACTTGTTCTCCTCCAGCAGCTCGCAGAAGCCAGATTCTGCTGCTTCTTCCCTAGGCGAGCAGGAAGGAGACGGGCAGAGCCAGCTGTCCAGCATCCTTCGCAGGTCCAGCTTCTCGGAAGGGCAGACACTCCCTGCCACCAGTGGAACAAAAAAGAGCCACACTCGCTCCCATTCAGATACCAACATTGCCTCCAGAGGAGCCTCAG AGGGTGGTCAGTACCTGTGCTCAGGGGAGGGCATGTTCCGAAGACCATCAGAAGGACAGTCCCTCATCAGTTACCTGTCGGAGCAAGACTTTGGAAGCTGTGCAGACCTGGAAAAG GAGAATGCCCACTTCAGCATCTCAGAGTCCTTGATTGCTGCCATTGAGCTAATGAAGTGCAATATGATGAGCCAGTGCctagaagaggaggaagaagaggaggaagacagcGATAGAGAGATCCAGGAACTGAAGCAGAAGATCCGCCTTCGTCGCCAGCAGATCCGCACCAAGAACCTTCTCCCCGTGTACCAGGAGACAGAGCATGGAA caGGCTTTCGGGTCACTTCTAGCAGCTCCCAGTTCAGCTCACGTGATTCAACACAGTTCTCTGACTCCGGCTCTGCTGATGAGGTTGATGAATTTGAAATTCAAG ATGCTGACATCAGAAGGAGCACAGCCTCACACAGCAAATCCTTCACTTCCTCCCAACCCTt CTCCCACTGCTTCCTTCACTCCACATCTGCAGAGGCAGTGGCCATGGGACTCCTGAAGCAGTTCGAAGGCATGCAACTCCCAGCTGCCTCAGAGCTAGAATGGCTAGTTCCAGAGCATGATGCCCCTCAGAAG CTCCTGCCCATCCCGGACTCACTGCCCATCTCACCAGACGACGGGCAGCACGCTGACATCTACAAGCTGCGGATTCGTGTTCGTGGCAACCTGGAGTGGGCCCCACCCCGACCTCAGATCATTTTCAATGTTCATCCAGCCCCGAC GAGGAAGATTGCTGTGGCCAAGCAGAATTACCGCTGTGCCGGGTGCGGCATTCGGACTGACCCTG ATTACATCAAGCGGCTGCGGTACTGTGAGTACTTGGGCAAGTACTTCTGCCAGTGCTGCCATGAAAATGCCCAGGTGGTCATCCCCAGCCGCGTTCTGCGCAAGTGGGACTTCAGCAAGTACTATGTCAGCAATTTCTCCAAGGACCTGCTCATCAAGATCTGGAATGACCCTCTCTTCAACGTGCAGGACATCAACAGTGCCCTCTATCGGAAGGTCAAGCTGCTCAACCAAGTCCGG CTGCTGCGGATCCAGCTGTATCACATGAAGAACATGTTCAAGACATGCCGACTGGCCAAAGA GCTTCTGGATTCCTTTGACACAGTTCCCGGCCACCTGACCGAGGATCTCCACCTGTACTCACTGAATGACCTGACTGCAACCAGGAAGGGGGAGTTGGGACCCCGGCTCGCTGAGCTCaccagggcaggggctgcccaCGTAGAGCGATGCATG CTCTGCCAAGCCAAGGGCTTCATCTGTGAGTTCTGTCAGAATGAGGAGGACATCATCTTTCCTTTTGAGCTCCATAAGTGCCGGACCTGTGAAG AATGTAAAGCGTGTTACCATAAAGCTTGCTTCAAGTCTGGAAGCTGTCCCCGGTGCGAGCGGCTGCAGGCCCGGCGGGAATTGCTGGCCAAACAGAGCCTGGAGTCTTACATGTCAGACTATGAGGAGGAACCCACTGAAGCCTTGGCCCTCGAGGCCACTGTTCTGGAGGCCACCTGA